The following are from one region of the Cloacibacterium normanense genome:
- a CDS encoding helix-turn-helix domain-containing protein, which produces MQSKEERFLARESKQSHYDKRLKKQIVQEVESGLPRKEAIRLYNLGQSTLDSWMRDFGSPNYLENLKRRTYTGLEKRTIVTAIEQGLLTIQEAKIAYNIKTDKVIRNWITQYKSEKVELCIGNSSIMGNKTTPRKEPEKESLEKALKEAELKIKALNTLIDVAEEQLKIDIRKKSGAKQS; this is translated from the coding sequence ATGCAATCAAAAGAAGAGAGATTTTTAGCTCGCGAGAGTAAACAGAGTCATTACGACAAACGATTAAAAAAACAAATTGTTCAAGAGGTAGAATCAGGATTACCGAGAAAGGAGGCGATTCGGCTCTATAATTTAGGCCAATCCACCTTAGATAGTTGGATGCGAGATTTTGGTTCGCCTAACTACCTAGAAAATTTGAAACGTCGAACGTACACAGGACTAGAAAAACGTACAATAGTTACAGCGATAGAACAAGGTCTATTAACGATACAAGAAGCCAAGATAGCCTATAACATAAAGACAGACAAAGTAATTCGTAATTGGATAACACAGTACAAATCAGAAAAAGTCGAACTTTGTATTGGAAATAGTTCTATAATGGGAAATAAAACCACACCTAGGAAAGAACCAGAAAAAGAGTCTTTGGAGAAAGCATTAAAAGAAGCGGAGCTTAAAATTAAAGCCCTCAATACGCTTATTGATGTAGCCGAAGAACAGCTCAAAATAGATATTAGAAAAAAGTCTGGTGCCAAGCAGTCATAA
- a CDS encoding prolyl oligopeptidase family serine peptidase translates to MIAYTLFLCIAISGQDKNSLNYPETKKVEHTDEYFGTKVADPYRWLEDDRAEDTKDWVQREVAFTQNYLNQIPFREEIRAQLKNIWNYEKISAPFKEGDYTYFYKNDGLQAQSVLYRTDKNGNTEVFLDPNKFSEKGTTSMSGLSFNKKGTLAAYNISEGGSDWQKIVIINAITKQKIDETITDVKFSGASWLGDEGFFYSSYGKVQGSELSVKTDMHKVYFHKLGTKQSEDKHIIGDENFKRRYMNIGVSDDERFLILSAATATNGNELYVKDLKNNTDWIAIQKGYDYNTDVLDTKGDFIYIMTDKNAPNMKLQKFDIKNPSVWTDVIPETENVLSASTGGGYIFAKYMKDAVSYMKQFDYNGKLIREITLPGIGTASNIGGKETAKELYYSFSNYITPGTTYKFNVETGTSEIYQKPNVKFNPEDYVSEQVFFTSKDGTKVPMMISYKKGLKLNGKNPTILYGYGGFNISVTPNFSVVNAIWMENGGIYAVPNLRGGGEYGKKWHVAGTQMQKKNVFEDFIAAGEYLQKNGYTSPEFMALSGRSNGGLLVGATMTMRPDLAKVAFPGVGVLDMLRYNKFTAGAGWSFDYGTAEDSKEMFEYLKSYSPVHNVRKGVCYPSTMIITSDHDDRVVPAHSFKFGAELQEKQSCNNPALIRIEVNAGHGAGRSTDQVIGENTDLMSFALYEMGIKELKK, encoded by the coding sequence TTGATTGCATATACTCTATTTTTGTGTATAGCTATTTCAGGACAAGACAAAAATTCATTGAACTATCCTGAAACCAAAAAAGTAGAACATACGGACGAATATTTTGGGACTAAAGTAGCAGATCCTTATCGTTGGTTAGAAGACGATCGTGCTGAAGATACTAAAGATTGGGTTCAGCGTGAAGTGGCTTTTACACAAAATTATCTTAATCAAATTCCGTTTCGTGAAGAAATTCGTGCACAGTTAAAAAACATTTGGAACTACGAGAAAATTTCTGCTCCATTTAAAGAAGGAGACTACACCTATTTCTACAAAAATGACGGCTTACAAGCACAATCTGTACTCTACAGAACAGATAAAAATGGCAACACCGAAGTTTTCCTTGACCCGAATAAATTTTCAGAAAAAGGAACTACTTCTATGTCTGGCTTGTCTTTTAACAAAAAAGGAACGCTTGCTGCCTACAATATTTCTGAAGGAGGAAGTGATTGGCAAAAAATTGTCATCATCAATGCAATTACCAAACAAAAAATAGACGAAACCATTACCGATGTTAAATTCTCTGGCGCTTCTTGGTTGGGAGACGAAGGTTTTTTCTACTCTAGTTACGGAAAAGTACAAGGTTCAGAACTTTCTGTAAAAACAGACATGCACAAAGTTTATTTCCATAAATTAGGAACCAAGCAATCCGAAGACAAACATATCATCGGAGATGAAAATTTCAAACGCAGATACATGAACATTGGCGTTTCAGACGACGAAAGATTTTTGATTCTAAGTGCTGCAACTGCAACCAACGGAAATGAATTGTACGTGAAAGACCTTAAAAACAATACCGATTGGATTGCTATTCAAAAAGGATATGATTACAATACCGATGTTTTAGACACCAAAGGAGATTTTATCTACATCATGACCGATAAAAATGCTCCAAACATGAAATTGCAGAAATTTGACATTAAAAACCCTTCTGTTTGGACAGACGTTATTCCAGAAACTGAAAACGTGTTAAGCGCTTCAACTGGTGGTGGTTATATCTTCGCAAAATACATGAAAGATGCTGTCTCTTACATGAAACAGTTCGATTACAACGGTAAATTAATCAGAGAAATCACTCTTCCTGGAATTGGAACCGCTTCTAATATTGGTGGTAAAGAAACTGCAAAAGAATTGTATTACTCTTTCAGCAATTATATCACGCCGGGAACTACTTATAAATTTAATGTAGAAACTGGAACTTCTGAAATTTACCAAAAACCAAACGTAAAATTCAATCCAGAAGATTATGTTTCTGAGCAAGTATTTTTCACTTCAAAAGATGGAACAAAAGTGCCGATGATGATTTCTTATAAAAAAGGACTTAAACTAAACGGTAAAAATCCAACTATTTTATATGGTTACGGCGGTTTCAATATTTCTGTAACCCCAAATTTCTCCGTAGTGAATGCAATCTGGATGGAAAACGGCGGAATTTATGCCGTTCCGAATCTTAGAGGAGGCGGTGAATACGGCAAAAAATGGCATGTTGCAGGAACACAAATGCAAAAGAAAAACGTTTTTGAAGATTTTATAGCTGCAGGTGAATATTTACAGAAAAACGGTTACACTTCGCCAGAATTTATGGCACTTTCTGGCCGTTCAAACGGTGGTTTATTAGTTGGCGCAACCATGACGATGAGACCTGACTTAGCGAAAGTAGCTTTTCCCGGAGTTGGTGTTCTTGATATGTTGAGATACAATAAATTTACTGCAGGAGCTGGTTGGTCATTCGATTACGGAACAGCGGAAGATTCAAAAGAAATGTTCGAATATTTGAAATCATACTCACCAGTTCACAATGTGAGAAAAGGCGTTTGTTATCCTTCTACGATGATTATCACAAGTGATCATGATGATAGAGTAGTTCCGGCGCACTCTTTTAAATTCGGGGCAGAATTACAAGAAAAACAAAGTTGTAACAACCCTGCTTTAATCAGAATCGAAGTAAATGCAGGACATGGAGCTGGTAGAAGTACAGACCAAGTCATCGGAGAAAACACAGATTTGATGAGTTTTGCACTCTATGAAATGGGAATTAAAGAATTGAAAAAATAA
- a CDS encoding DUF2797 domain-containing protein: MQFKGQILKMSSVLGNPIQYYLNLSGDLISMNQLFGKNFNIKHVGYQCVECGKDEKIYRMGFCKKCFFESPYASDTILKPELSTAHLGIEERDLEIEKEIQLQPHIVYLAYTGDVKVGVTRESQVPTRWIDQGATFALPIAKTENRYEAGMIEVELKKHIADKTNWRKMLQDDRESDVDLLDFRNKIAELFPKDFKNFAIDGQEMVRLDFPYEAPAKINSFTLDSKPEFEGVLKGIKGQYLYFNEGDFINVRSHEGYVIELDIQ; encoded by the coding sequence ATGCAATTTAAAGGACAAATTCTTAAAATGTCTTCCGTTCTCGGAAATCCAATTCAGTATTACCTCAATCTTTCAGGAGATTTAATTTCTATGAATCAGCTATTTGGTAAAAATTTCAACATAAAACATGTTGGTTATCAGTGTGTAGAATGTGGTAAAGATGAAAAAATCTATAGAATGGGATTTTGTAAAAAATGTTTTTTCGAAAGTCCTTATGCAAGTGATACGATTTTGAAGCCAGAACTTTCTACAGCGCATCTCGGCATTGAAGAGCGTGATTTAGAAATAGAAAAAGAGATACAATTGCAGCCGCACATTGTTTATTTGGCATACACAGGTGATGTAAAAGTTGGGGTAACTCGTGAAAGTCAAGTTCCTACACGTTGGATTGATCAAGGAGCGACTTTTGCCTTGCCGATTGCAAAAACTGAAAACCGCTATGAAGCGGGAATGATAGAAGTAGAGCTCAAAAAACATATAGCAGATAAAACCAATTGGAGAAAAATGCTTCAAGACGACAGAGAAAGCGATGTAGATTTATTGGATTTTCGCAACAAGATTGCAGAACTTTTTCCTAAAGATTTTAAAAATTTTGCGATTGATGGTCAAGAAATGGTGCGTTTAGACTTTCCGTATGAAGCACCTGCGAAAATTAATTCATTCACACTAGATTCTAAACCAGAGTTTGAAGGGGTTTTAAAAGGAATTAAAGGACAGTATTTGTATTTCAATGAAGGAGATTTTATCAATGTGAGAAGCCACGAAGGTTATGTGATTGAACTTGATATTCAATAA
- a CDS encoding GDP-mannose 4,6-dehydratase, translating into MNYLVTGGSGFIGSHLVEHLLKDGHFVINVDNFDDFYDYQVKIKNTLESVQQSTDFEFSDKENDIKKLVNQTKSENYILYYTDIRDKEALAQIFKNQKIDVLVHLAALAGVRPSIERPIDYEEVNIKGTMHLWELCKEFGVKKNVIASSSSVYGNNEKIPFSETDNVDRPISPYAATKKCTEILGHVYHHLYGIDMIFLRFFTVFGPRQRPDLAIHKFTKLISENQEIPFYGDGSTARDYTFIEDIIDGVVKSVKYVEDHHNIYETINLGESEVVNLNEMVTGIEQELGKSAIKKNLPMQPGDVEKTNADIQKAKNLINYSPKTKYQNGIKIFVEWFLRNR; encoded by the coding sequence ATGAATTATTTAGTAACAGGCGGTTCTGGATTTATTGGTTCACATTTGGTAGAACATTTGTTGAAAGATGGACATTTTGTCATTAACGTTGACAATTTTGATGATTTCTATGATTATCAGGTTAAAATCAAAAATACTCTAGAATCGGTTCAACAATCTACTGATTTTGAATTTTCCGATAAAGAAAATGACATTAAAAAACTTGTAAATCAAACTAAATCAGAAAATTACATTCTTTACTATACCGACATTCGTGACAAAGAAGCTTTAGCTCAAATTTTTAAAAATCAGAAAATAGATGTTTTAGTTCATCTTGCAGCTTTGGCTGGAGTTCGTCCTTCTATAGAAAGACCTATAGATTATGAAGAAGTGAATATAAAAGGTACCATGCATCTTTGGGAATTGTGCAAAGAATTTGGCGTAAAGAAAAACGTAATCGCATCATCATCAAGTGTTTATGGCAACAATGAGAAAATTCCCTTTTCTGAAACCGATAATGTAGACAGACCTATTTCGCCTTATGCTGCCACTAAAAAATGTACAGAAATTCTAGGTCATGTTTATCATCATTTATACGGAATAGACATGATTTTCTTGAGATTTTTCACGGTTTTCGGTCCAAGACAAAGACCAGATTTAGCCATTCATAAATTCACAAAATTGATTTCTGAAAACCAAGAAATTCCTTTCTACGGCGATGGTTCTACCGCTAGAGATTATACTTTTATAGAAGACATCATCGATGGCGTGGTAAAATCTGTAAAATATGTAGAAGACCATCATAACATATACGAAACCATCAACTTAGGCGAAAGCGAAGTGGTAAATCTAAACGAAATGGTGACAGGAATAGAGCAAGAACTCGGAAAATCTGCCATCAAAAAAAATCTTCCAATGCAGCCTGGAGATGTAGAAAAAACCAACGCAGATATACAAAAAGCGAAAAACCTCATCAACTATTCCCCAAAAACAAAATACCAAAATGGCATAAAAATTTTTGTGGAATGGTTTTTGAGAAACAGATAA
- a CDS encoding DUF2795 domain-containing protein produces MYWTLELASYLSDAPWPMTKAELIDYAIRTGAPMEVVENLQAIEDEGEIYESIEEVWSDYPTDEDFLWNEDEY; encoded by the coding sequence ATGTATTGGACATTAGAATTAGCTTCATATTTAAGCGACGCACCTTGGCCGATGACTAAAGCAGAGCTTATCGATTATGCTATTAGAACAGGTGCACCAATGGAAGTAGTAGAAAATCTTCAAGCCATTGAAGACGAAGGAGAAATCTATGAAAGCATAGAAGAAGTCTGGAGTGATTATCCTACAGACGAAGACTTCCTCTGGAACGAAGACGAATACTAA
- the secA gene encoding preprotein translocase subunit SecA — protein MSFLNKVLQGFLGDKNAKDLKEIKKVVDKIKKVEPAIAELSDDELRAKTQEFKDKIDAATEHITNQVVEVHEQIAKSSDVDEKEKLFGQIETLKKDSYQIEEKVLNDILPEAFAVIKETARRLAQNGGLTVTATEHDQELAAAKDFVEIKGDKAFWKNKWDAAGKEVVWDMVHYDTQFIGGVVLHSGRIAEMATGEGKTLVGTLPIYLNALPGRGVHVVTVNDYLAKRDSAWMGPIYQFHGLSIDCIDLHQPNTDARRKAYQADITYGTNNEFGFDYLRDNMVSSPEELVQGELNFAIVDEVDSVLIDDARTPLIISGPIPQGDRQEFDVLKPSVDRIVAVQKQIVSNLLTEAKKLIAAGNKTDGGFKLLQAYRGLPKNKHLIKFLSEEGIRVLLQKTEGEYMQDNSKRMRIVDKDLYFVIDEKNNQIDLTDKGVEYMSQGNQDSNFFVLEDIGTLIAELEAKNLTKEEEFAQKEELFRNYAVKSERIHTLNQLLKAYTLFEKDDEYVVIDGEVKIVDEQTGRIMEGRRYSDGLHQAIEAKENVKIEAATQTFATITLQNYFRMYNKLAGMTGTAETEAGEFWQIYKLDVVVIPTNRPIIRDDRQDLVYKTNREKFNAVIDEIERLTAAGRPVLVGTTSVEISQFLSKALQLRKIPHNVLNAKLHKKEADIVAEAGRAGVVTIATNMAGRGTDIKLQGDVKANGGLAIIGTERHDSRRVDRQLRGRAGRQGDPGSSQFYVSLEDNLMRLFGSERIAKMMDKMGHKEGEVIQHSMITKSIERAQKKVEENNFGIRKRLLEYDDVMNKQRDVIYKRRKNALFGDHLKYDIINTIYDVAASIVSNTKGGNQFKEFEYEIIKFFTMEAPLTEAEFKAKTEREITDIVFKKAEEDYKNRLVLLKENSFPIIENVFKQQGHMFKNVQVPFSDGTKTLTIVTDLKQAYETQCESMINDFEKNICLTIIDENWKHHLKEMDDLRKSSQGAVYEQKDPLVIYKQESFHLFSEMMDKVNKEIISFLFKGEIPTS, from the coding sequence ATGAGTTTTTTAAATAAAGTTCTTCAAGGATTCTTGGGCGACAAAAACGCTAAAGACCTCAAAGAAATCAAAAAGGTTGTAGACAAAATTAAGAAAGTAGAGCCAGCAATTGCCGAGCTTTCGGATGATGAATTGAGAGCAAAAACTCAAGAATTCAAAGATAAAATTGATGCAGCTACAGAACACATTACCAATCAAGTAGTAGAAGTTCATGAGCAAATTGCAAAATCTTCTGACGTAGACGAAAAAGAAAAACTTTTTGGGCAAATTGAAACGCTGAAAAAGGATTCTTATCAAATTGAAGAAAAAGTTTTAAATGACATTCTTCCAGAAGCTTTTGCGGTTATCAAAGAAACTGCAAGAAGATTGGCTCAAAATGGTGGACTTACTGTTACCGCAACTGAGCATGACCAAGAATTAGCTGCTGCTAAAGATTTTGTAGAAATTAAAGGAGACAAAGCTTTCTGGAAAAATAAATGGGATGCTGCTGGTAAAGAAGTAGTTTGGGACATGGTTCACTATGACACCCAATTTATCGGTGGGGTTGTACTTCACAGTGGTAGAATCGCCGAAATGGCAACTGGAGAAGGTAAAACTTTAGTAGGAACGCTACCTATTTACTTAAATGCACTTCCTGGTCGTGGTGTTCACGTAGTTACGGTAAATGATTATTTGGCAAAAAGAGACTCGGCTTGGATGGGCCCAATTTATCAGTTCCACGGTTTAAGCATCGATTGTATCGATTTGCATCAACCGAATACTGATGCGAGAAGAAAAGCTTATCAAGCAGATATCACTTATGGAACCAATAATGAGTTCGGTTTTGACTATTTAAGAGACAACATGGTTTCTTCGCCTGAAGAATTAGTTCAAGGTGAATTAAATTTTGCAATTGTAGACGAAGTAGACTCAGTATTAATCGATGATGCTAGAACTCCACTCATTATTTCTGGACCAATTCCTCAAGGTGACAGACAAGAATTCGATGTTTTAAAGCCATCTGTAGACAGAATTGTAGCCGTTCAGAAACAAATCGTTTCTAATTTATTAACCGAAGCGAAGAAATTAATCGCAGCAGGTAATAAAACAGACGGTGGTTTTAAACTTTTGCAAGCTTACAGAGGTTTACCTAAAAACAAACACCTCATCAAATTCCTTTCAGAAGAAGGAATAAGAGTGCTTTTACAAAAAACAGAAGGGGAATATATGCAAGACAATAGCAAGAGAATGCGTATTGTAGACAAAGACCTTTATTTTGTAATCGACGAGAAAAATAATCAAATAGACCTTACAGACAAAGGTGTAGAATATATGTCTCAAGGTAACCAAGATTCTAACTTCTTCGTTTTAGAAGACATCGGAACCTTGATTGCTGAATTAGAGGCAAAAAATCTTACTAAAGAAGAAGAATTTGCTCAAAAAGAAGAGCTTTTCAGAAATTATGCTGTAAAATCTGAAAGAATTCACACTTTAAATCAACTATTAAAAGCATATACATTATTTGAAAAAGATGATGAATATGTAGTCATCGACGGTGAAGTAAAAATTGTAGACGAGCAAACTGGACGTATCATGGAAGGAAGACGTTATTCTGACGGACTTCACCAAGCGATTGAAGCTAAAGAAAATGTAAAAATCGAAGCTGCTACTCAAACTTTCGCTACCATTACGTTACAGAACTACTTCAGAATGTATAATAAATTAGCTGGGATGACAGGTACTGCAGAAACGGAAGCAGGAGAATTCTGGCAAATTTATAAATTAGACGTAGTAGTAATTCCTACCAACAGACCTATCATCAGAGACGACAGACAAGATTTAGTTTATAAAACCAACAGAGAAAAATTCAATGCAGTAATTGACGAAATCGAAAGACTTACCGCGGCAGGAAGACCCGTACTCGTTGGTACAACTTCTGTAGAAATATCTCAGTTCTTGTCAAAAGCGCTTCAATTAAGAAAAATTCCGCATAATGTATTGAATGCGAAATTGCACAAAAAAGAAGCAGACATCGTAGCTGAAGCTGGTAGAGCTGGTGTAGTAACCATTGCTACCAACATGGCTGGTCGTGGTACCGATATTAAATTGCAAGGTGATGTAAAAGCAAACGGAGGTTTAGCAATTATAGGTACAGAAAGACACGATTCTAGACGTGTAGACAGACAGTTAAGAGGTAGAGCTGGTAGACAAGGAGACCCAGGAAGTTCGCAATTCTATGTTTCTCTGGAAGATAACTTAATGAGACTTTTCGGTTCTGAAAGAATCGCAAAAATGATGGATAAAATGGGACACAAAGAAGGCGAAGTTATTCAGCACTCTATGATTACCAAATCTATCGAAAGAGCTCAGAAAAAAGTAGAAGAAAACAACTTCGGTATCAGAAAAAGATTGCTAGAATATGATGATGTAATGAACAAACAACGTGATGTAATCTACAAACGTAGAAAAAATGCATTGTTTGGCGACCATTTAAAATATGACATCATTAATACCATTTATGATGTAGCAGCATCTATCGTAAGCAATACAAAAGGAGGCAACCAATTCAAAGAATTTGAATACGAAATCATCAAATTCTTCACGATGGAAGCTCCACTTACTGAAGCTGAATTCAAAGCAAAAACTGAAAGAGAAATCACAGATATCGTTTTCAAAAAAGCAGAAGAAGATTATAAAAACAGATTGGTTTTATTGAAAGAAAACTCTTTCCCAATCATAGAAAATGTGTTCAAACAACAAGGTCACATGTTCAAAAACGTACAAGTACCTTTCTCTGACGGAACCAAAACACTTACCATCGTTACTGATCTTAAGCAAGCTTATGAAACTCAGTGCGAATCTATGATTAATGATTTTGAGAAGAATATCTGTTTAACCATTATAGACGAAAACTGGAAACATCACCTTAAAGAAATGGATGACTTACGTAAATCTTCACAAGGTGCAGTTTATGAGCAAAAAGACCCATTGGTAATTTACAAACAAGAGTCTTTCCATTTGTTCAGCGAAATGATGGATAAAGTAAACAAAGAAATTATTTCTTTCTTATTCAAAGGAGAAATTCCTACTTCTTAA
- a CDS encoding DUF3575 domain-containing protein: MKKLTTIFALAICALAFSQSQKNEIKLNLLNSIIGAPEITYERLLQNNQSVGISAAVSLDSKENLYFNYGFAPYYRIYFGKKENAGFFVEANTSLTNYHYENYDNNNYQILGWKNETNFGFGAAIGFKLLTSNNLVGEVFGGLGRRFSVKNTDDAFPRIGISIGKRF, encoded by the coding sequence ATGAAAAAACTAACAACTATTTTTGCGCTCGCTATATGCGCTCTTGCGTTCTCTCAATCACAAAAAAATGAAATCAAACTCAATCTTTTAAACTCTATTATTGGTGCTCCTGAAATTACGTACGAAAGATTACTTCAAAACAATCAATCAGTAGGTATTTCTGCAGCAGTTTCTCTTGATTCTAAGGAAAACCTTTATTTCAATTATGGTTTTGCACCTTATTACAGAATTTATTTTGGCAAAAAAGAAAATGCAGGGTTCTTTGTAGAAGCCAATACTTCTCTTACCAATTATCATTACGAGAATTATGATAACAATAATTACCAAATACTTGGTTGGAAAAACGAAACCAATTTTGGTTTTGGAGCAGCCATTGGTTTTAAATTATTGACCAGCAATAATTTAGTTGGCGAAGTTTTTGGCGGTTTAGGAAGAAGATTTAGTGTAAAAAATACAGATGATGCCTTCCCAAGAATTGGCATCTCTATTGGTAAAAGATTTTAA
- the msrA gene encoding peptide-methionine (S)-S-oxide reductase MsrA has product MKKFFLFLMSILLISCNGQENKVSKKKNLKMENKNLEYATFGGGCFWCVEACFDMLKGVESVTSGYSGGHKENPTYEEVCTGETGHAEVVQIAFDPSVISFSQLLESFWFLHDPTQLNRQGEDIGTQYRSVIFYHSEKQKEEAQISMENSEKSGKWNGKYVTQIVPFEKFWGAEKYHQNYFEINPNQPYCSAVVGPKVAKFKKHFGELGLLK; this is encoded by the coding sequence ATGAAGAAGTTTTTTTTATTTTTGATGAGTATTTTACTGATTTCTTGTAACGGACAAGAAAATAAAGTTTCAAAGAAAAAAAATCTTAAAATGGAAAACAAAAATCTAGAATATGCTACGTTTGGTGGCGGTTGTTTTTGGTGTGTAGAAGCATGTTTTGATATGCTGAAAGGTGTAGAATCTGTAACTTCTGGCTATTCTGGCGGTCATAAAGAAAACCCTACTTACGAAGAAGTTTGCACAGGAGAAACTGGTCATGCAGAAGTGGTACAAATCGCCTTTGATCCTTCTGTCATTTCTTTTTCGCAATTGTTAGAATCTTTTTGGTTCTTGCACGATCCTACCCAATTAAACAGACAAGGTGAAGACATCGGCACACAATACCGTTCAGTAATTTTCTATCATTCTGAAAAACAAAAAGAAGAAGCACAAATATCTATGGAAAATTCAGAAAAATCTGGGAAATGGAACGGAAAATATGTTACTCAAATCGTTCCTTTTGAAAAATTCTGGGGCGCAGAAAAATATCACCAAAACTATTTTGAAATCAATCCTAATCAGCCTTATTGCAGCGCTGTAGTAGGTCCAAAAGTAGCCAAATTCAAAAAACATTTCGGCGAACTTGGGTTATTGAAATAA
- a CDS encoding tetratricopeptide repeat-containing sensor histidine kinase, translating to MKKLIPLLFLTIIFSCTKNAVESDSAKNKTYLKAANYRDAGEKDSAYIYYALAKDEFLKINDSLFMAKCLINMAIIQTDQGDHFGGIETSLEAEKMLKKNDSITKQLKSSNYNNLALASAKQENYKNAEKYYDLALQNSSEPESQYIYYNNIANNYLDLKDFGKAKEFYKKALKTEDSIAYARTLNNFGRCLFAENKNINVLNYFLQSLKIRESKQDYWGLNSSYATLADYYKEKEPQKALFYAGKMYNIAQKIESPDDRLEALEKLITLEKSDHSKKYFSEYQKLNDSLQTARAKARNQFALIRYETEKAKTENIEKENYIFRQKVAIAFLFTGLLVGLFWYLRRKKRLEQEKEIEVKNTQIKYSKKIHDVVANGLYQTMVEVENQEELDKEKLLDKLEKMYEESRDIAHEDLNEQLEKEFSVKLFEMISSYSSPQQKVLVIGNEQNIWQNVSQNIQSEIFYALRELMINMKKHSQATLVLVKFEKIENILKIKYTDNGLGMGNAENKKLSGIKNTENRIENIGGDINFEKNLQKGLQVNMSIPIH from the coding sequence TTGAAAAAACTAATTCCACTTTTATTTTTAACCATTATATTTTCGTGCACTAAAAACGCTGTAGAATCTGATTCTGCAAAAAATAAAACATATTTAAAAGCCGCAAACTATAGAGATGCAGGCGAAAAAGACTCGGCTTATATTTATTATGCATTAGCAAAAGATGAATTTTTAAAAATTAACGATTCACTTTTCATGGCAAAATGCCTGATTAACATGGCAATTATCCAGACCGATCAAGGTGATCATTTTGGAGGAATAGAAACTTCATTAGAAGCCGAAAAAATGCTGAAAAAAAATGACAGCATCACTAAACAACTGAAATCATCAAATTATAACAACTTGGCATTAGCAAGTGCAAAACAAGAAAACTATAAAAATGCCGAAAAATATTATGATTTAGCTCTTCAAAATTCATCAGAGCCAGAATCTCAATACATTTATTATAATAATATTGCGAATAACTATTTAGATTTAAAAGATTTCGGTAAAGCAAAAGAATTTTACAAAAAAGCCCTAAAAACTGAAGACAGTATTGCATATGCAAGAACATTGAATAATTTTGGGAGATGCTTATTTGCCGAAAATAAAAACATAAATGTTTTAAATTATTTTCTGCAATCTCTCAAAATCAGAGAATCAAAACAAGATTATTGGGGACTGAATTCTAGTTATGCTACTCTCGCTGATTATTACAAAGAAAAAGAGCCTCAAAAAGCACTGTTCTATGCAGGAAAAATGTATAACATCGCTCAAAAAATAGAAAGTCCAGACGATAGATTAGAAGCGCTAGAAAAATTAATCACTTTAGAAAAATCAGACCATTCTAAAAAATATTTTTCCGAATATCAAAAGCTGAATGACAGCTTGCAAACAGCAAGAGCAAAAGCCAGAAACCAATTTGCACTGATTCGCTACGAAACCGAAAAAGCCAAAACCGAAAACATAGAAAAGGAAAATTATATCTTTAGACAAAAAGTAGCGATTGCATTTCTATTTACTGGTTTATTGGTTGGTTTATTTTGGTATTTAAGAAGAAAAAAAAGACTGGAACAAGAAAAAGAAATTGAGGTAAAAAACACTCAAATTAAATATTCTAAAAAAATACATGATGTAGTAGCCAATGGTTTATACCAAACTATGGTAGAAGTAGAAAATCAAGAAGAACTGGACAAAGAAAAACTCCTTGATAAACTCGAAAAAATGTATGAAGAATCAAGAGACATTGCTCATGAAGACCTTAATGAACAATTAGAAAAAGAATTTTCGGTTAAGCTTTTTGAAATGATTTCTTCTTATTCTTCACCTCAGCAAAAAGTTTTAGTCATAGGAAACGAGCAGAATATTTGGCAAAATGTATCTCAGAATATACAATCAGAAATTTTCTATGCGCTTAGAGAACTCATGATTAACATGAAAAAACACAGTCAAGCTACATTGGTTTTGGTAAAATTTGAAAAAATTGAAAATATTTTAAAAATAAAATACACCGATAATGGCCTTGGAATGGGCAATGCAGAAAATAAAAAACTTTCTGGAATCAAAAATACGGAAAACCGTATTGAGAACATTGGCGGAGATATTAATTTTGAAAAAAATCTACAAAAAGGATTACAAGTAAACATGTCTATTCCAATTCATTAA